In the Thauera sedimentorum genome, one interval contains:
- a CDS encoding uroporphyrinogen-III synthase, with protein MSASAAQSLAGRRIVVTRPAEQADALCEEIARRGGTPIRFPVMAIEPLDDPSALRELAARLDGFDYAFFVSPNAVRHALKLLLAERGWPARVAVSTVGKGSERALAEHGFDKVIAPQAGFDSESVLALPAFAPEAIRGRRVVVFRGDGGRELFGDTLRERGAEVEYVTCYRRSLPQAAPRVLLDLAARAELDALSLTSSEGVRNLVALLGGDVPPELAGVPVFAPHPRIVEQARLAGFTRVIETAPGDAGLLDALEAHFDNSLG; from the coding sequence ATGTCTGCGAGCGCAGCCCAGTCCCTGGCCGGCCGTCGCATCGTCGTGACCCGGCCGGCCGAGCAGGCCGATGCGCTGTGCGAAGAGATCGCCCGGCGCGGCGGGACGCCGATACGTTTCCCGGTCATGGCCATCGAGCCGCTGGATGACCCCTCAGCTTTGCGTGAGCTGGCCGCGCGCCTGGACGGTTTCGACTACGCTTTTTTCGTCAGCCCCAACGCGGTGCGGCATGCGCTCAAGTTGCTGCTCGCCGAGCGCGGCTGGCCCGCGCGGGTGGCGGTGTCCACGGTCGGCAAGGGCAGCGAGCGCGCCCTGGCCGAACATGGTTTCGACAAGGTCATCGCCCCCCAGGCCGGCTTCGACAGCGAGTCGGTCCTTGCCCTGCCGGCCTTTGCGCCGGAGGCGATACGCGGACGGCGCGTCGTGGTTTTCCGTGGCGATGGCGGGCGCGAACTGTTCGGCGACACCCTGCGCGAGCGCGGGGCTGAAGTCGAGTACGTCACCTGTTACCGCCGCAGCCTGCCGCAGGCCGCGCCGCGTGTGCTGCTGGACCTCGCCGCGCGCGCCGAACTGGATGCCCTGAGCCTCACCAGCAGCGAGGGGGTGCGCAACCTGGTTGCCCTGCTGGGCGGCGATGTGCCTCCTGAGCTGGCCGGCGTGCCGGTGTTCGCACCTCATCCGCGCATCGTGGAGCAGGCCAGGCTGGCGGGCTTCACCCGCGTCATCGAGACCGCGCCGGGTGACGCCGGCCTGCTCGACGCGCTGGAGGCGCATTTCGACAACAGCCTCGGTTAA
- a CDS encoding helix-turn-helix domain-containing protein, with amino-acid sequence MSRSNDIADSIQRTLDQYFRDLDGERPAAIYEMVIRNVERPMLEFVLRQAGGNQTAAADMLGINRNTLRRKLTEYDLL; translated from the coding sequence ATGAGCCGTAGCAACGACATCGCCGATTCCATCCAGCGCACCCTAGACCAGTACTTCCGCGACCTGGACGGCGAACGGCCGGCGGCCATCTACGAGATGGTGATCCGCAACGTCGAACGCCCGATGCTCGAATTCGTCCTGCGCCAGGCCGGCGGCAACCAGACCGCCGCGGCCGACATGCTCGGCATCAACCGCAACACCCTGCGCCGCAAGCTCACCGAATACGATCTGCTGTGA
- the dusB gene encoding tRNA dihydrouridine synthase DusB produces the protein MQFAGFTLRNNLFVAPMAGVTDRPFRQLCKKLGAGLAVSEMVTSNSLLYGSAKTRRRANHEGEVAPISVQIAGADPAMMAEAARYNAERGAQIIDINMGCPAKKVCNVMAGSALMQDEPLIARILEAVVKAVPDTPVTLKFRTGWNRDNKNAPTVARIAEASGIRAIAIHGRTRADQYMGEAEYDTIAHVKTLVNIPVIANGDIDSPQKAKHVLDYTGADGVMIGRAAQGRPWIFREIEHYLATGELLAAPLVSEIHQVCREHLADLYAFYGEDTGLKIARKHISWYTKGLVGSAAFRRTMNQLPTIPTQLDAVDAFFGQLAEADARLRYEEDFPQELAA, from the coding sequence ATGCAGTTCGCCGGTTTCACCCTGCGCAACAACCTTTTCGTCGCCCCCATGGCCGGGGTGACGGACCGTCCTTTCCGCCAGCTGTGCAAGAAGCTGGGGGCCGGACTCGCGGTGAGCGAGATGGTGACCTCCAATTCGTTGCTCTACGGCAGCGCCAAGACCCGCCGGCGGGCCAACCACGAGGGTGAGGTGGCGCCGATTTCGGTGCAGATCGCCGGCGCCGATCCGGCGATGATGGCCGAGGCCGCGCGCTACAACGCCGAGCGCGGCGCACAGATCATCGACATCAACATGGGCTGCCCGGCCAAGAAAGTGTGCAACGTGATGGCCGGCTCCGCGCTGATGCAGGACGAGCCGCTGATCGCGCGCATCCTCGAAGCAGTGGTCAAGGCGGTGCCCGACACCCCGGTGACGCTGAAATTCCGCACCGGCTGGAACCGCGACAACAAGAACGCCCCCACGGTCGCGCGCATCGCCGAAGCGTCCGGCATCCGCGCCATCGCCATCCACGGCCGCACGCGCGCCGACCAGTACATGGGCGAGGCGGAGTACGACACCATTGCCCACGTCAAGACGCTGGTGAACATCCCGGTGATCGCCAACGGCGACATCGACAGCCCGCAGAAGGCCAAGCACGTGCTCGACTACACCGGCGCCGACGGCGTGATGATCGGCCGTGCGGCGCAGGGCCGGCCGTGGATCTTCCGCGAGATCGAACACTACCTGGCCACCGGCGAATTGCTCGCCGCGCCGCTGGTCAGCGAGATACACCAGGTCTGCCGCGAGCACCTCGCCGATCTCTACGCCTTCTACGGCGAAGACACCGGCCTGAAGATCGCGCGCAAGCACATCTCCTGGTACACCAAGGGCCTGGTCGGCTCGGCGGCCTTCCGCCGCACGATGAACCAGCTGCCCACCATCCCCACCCAGCTCGACGCGGTGGACGCCTTCTTCGGCCAGCTCGCCGAGGCCGACGCCCGCCTGCGTTACGAAGAAGACTTCCCGCAGGAGCTCGCAGCATGA
- the purH gene encoding bifunctional phosphoribosylaminoimidazolecarboxamide formyltransferase/IMP cyclohydrolase — MTVTQALISVSDKRGVLDFARELSALGVKLLSTGGTAALLRDAGLAVTDVSEHTGFPEMLDGRVKTLHPKVHGGILARRDLAEHMDTIAAHDISRIDLVVVNLYPFQATVARPDCTLEDAIENIDIGGPTMVRAAAKNHGNEAGGVGIVTDPEDYAGIVAELKANAKTLSYKTRFALAVKAFTHTARYDSAISNHLTALVSNEAGDVSKQAYPERFQLAFDKVQNLRYGENPHQSAAFYKEPNAPEGGIASYTQLQGKELSYNNIADADAAWECVKAFDTTACVIVKHANPCGVALGASPLEAYKKAFSTDPTSAFGGIIAFNGEVDRAAAEAVSAQFLEVLIAPAYTADALELLRAKQNVRVLTCPLGQPAGALDYKRVGGGLLVQSADEARIALADLKVVTKRAPTEAEMRDMLFAWRVAKYVKSNAIVYCKDGMTVGVGAGQMSRVDSARIAKIKAENAGLQIAGCVVASDAFFPFRDGLDVLAQAGATAVIQPGGSMRDAEVIAAADEQDIAMVFTGFRHFRH; from the coding sequence ATGACCGTCACCCAAGCCCTGATCAGCGTGTCCGACAAGCGCGGCGTGCTCGACTTCGCCCGCGAACTGTCCGCCCTCGGCGTCAAGCTGCTGTCGACCGGCGGCACCGCCGCACTGCTGCGCGATGCCGGCCTCGCCGTCACCGACGTCTCCGAGCACACCGGCTTCCCCGAAATGCTCGACGGCCGGGTGAAGACCCTGCATCCCAAGGTCCATGGCGGCATCCTCGCGCGCCGCGACCTCGCCGAGCACATGGACACCATCGCCGCGCACGACATCAGCCGCATCGACCTGGTGGTGGTGAACCTCTACCCCTTCCAGGCCACCGTGGCCCGCCCGGACTGCACCCTGGAAGACGCCATCGAGAACATCGACATCGGCGGCCCGACCATGGTGCGCGCCGCGGCCAAGAACCACGGTAACGAGGCCGGTGGCGTGGGCATCGTCACCGATCCCGAGGACTACGCCGGCATCGTCGCCGAGCTCAAGGCCAACGCCAAGACGCTTTCCTACAAGACCCGCTTCGCGCTGGCGGTGAAGGCCTTCACCCACACCGCGCGCTACGACTCGGCGATCTCCAACCACCTCACCGCGCTGGTCAGCAACGAAGCCGGCGACGTGTCCAAGCAGGCCTACCCGGAGCGCTTCCAGCTCGCCTTCGACAAGGTGCAGAACCTGCGCTACGGCGAAAATCCGCACCAGAGCGCGGCCTTCTACAAGGAACCCAACGCGCCGGAAGGCGGCATCGCCAGCTACACCCAGCTGCAGGGCAAGGAGCTGTCCTACAACAACATCGCCGACGCGGACGCCGCCTGGGAGTGCGTCAAGGCCTTCGACACCACGGCCTGTGTGATCGTCAAGCACGCCAACCCCTGTGGCGTGGCGCTCGGCGCCAGCCCGCTGGAAGCGTACAAGAAGGCCTTCTCCACCGACCCGACCTCGGCCTTCGGCGGCATCATCGCCTTCAACGGCGAGGTCGACCGCGCCGCCGCCGAAGCGGTCTCCGCGCAGTTCCTCGAAGTGCTGATCGCCCCCGCCTACACGGCCGACGCGCTGGAACTGCTGCGCGCCAAGCAGAACGTGCGCGTGCTCACCTGCCCGCTCGGCCAGCCTGCCGGCGCGCTCGACTACAAGCGCGTGGGCGGTGGCCTGCTGGTGCAAAGCGCCGACGAAGCGCGCATCGCGCTCGCCGACCTCAAGGTGGTGACCAAGCGTGCGCCCACCGAGGCCGAGATGCGTGACATGCTGTTCGCCTGGCGCGTGGCCAAGTACGTCAAGTCCAACGCCATCGTCTACTGTAAGGACGGCATGACCGTCGGTGTCGGTGCCGGCCAGATGAGCCGCGTCGATTCCGCCCGCATCGCCAAGATCAAGGCCGAGAACGCCGGCCTGCAGATCGCCGGCTGCGTGGTCGCCTCGGACGCCTTCTTCCCCTTCCGCGACGGCCTTGACGTGCTGGCCCAGGCCGGCGCCACCGCGGTGATCCAGCCGGGCGGCTCGATGCGCGACGCCGAGGTGATCGCCGCGGCCGACGAGCAGGACATCGCCATGGTGTTCACCGGCTTCCGCCATTTCCGCCACTAA
- the purD gene encoding phosphoribosylamine--glycine ligase: MKVLVIGSGGREHALAWRLAQSPKITRVLVAPGNAGTAREPLLENVPVTAIPELVDLARNEKVAFTVVGPEAPLAAGVVDAFRAAGLPVFGPLQAAARLESSKDFAKQFMIRHNIPTAKYQTFADAAQAHAYVDAEGAPIVIKADGLAAGKGVVVAMTLDEAHAAIDMMLLDNKMGDAGARVVIEEFMQGEEASFIVMADGKNALALATSQDHKRLKDGDEGPNTGGMGAYSPAPVVTPEVHARVMREVIQPTLAGMAADGSPYTGFLYAGLMIDEAGKPRVVEFNCRMGDPETQPIMMRLKTDLADLVEAAIAGKLDQIEAEWDRRVALGVVMAAEGYPDSPRKGDAITHLPADSEDVHVFHAGTTEQDGQVVTAGGRVLCVTALGDNVRSAQKAAYEVADQIQFAGRQYRRDIGHRAVARKG; this comes from the coding sequence ATGAAAGTCCTCGTCATCGGCTCGGGCGGACGCGAACACGCGCTGGCCTGGCGGCTGGCCCAGTCGCCCAAGATCACCCGCGTACTGGTCGCGCCCGGCAATGCCGGCACCGCACGCGAACCGCTGCTGGAGAACGTGCCGGTCACGGCGATCCCGGAACTGGTCGATCTGGCGCGCAACGAAAAGGTCGCCTTCACCGTCGTCGGCCCCGAAGCCCCGCTCGCCGCCGGCGTGGTCGATGCCTTCCGCGCTGCCGGGCTGCCGGTATTCGGCCCGCTGCAGGCCGCCGCCCGCCTGGAAAGTTCGAAGGACTTCGCCAAGCAGTTCATGATCCGCCACAACATCCCGACGGCGAAGTACCAGACCTTCGCGGATGCGGCGCAAGCGCACGCCTACGTCGATGCCGAGGGCGCACCCATCGTCATCAAGGCCGACGGCCTGGCTGCCGGCAAGGGCGTGGTCGTCGCCATGACGCTGGACGAAGCGCACGCGGCCATCGACATGATGCTGCTCGACAACAAGATGGGCGATGCGGGTGCGCGCGTGGTCATCGAGGAGTTCATGCAGGGCGAGGAAGCCAGCTTCATCGTCATGGCCGACGGCAAGAACGCGCTGGCGCTCGCCACCAGCCAGGACCACAAGCGCCTCAAGGACGGCGACGAGGGCCCCAACACCGGCGGCATGGGCGCCTACTCCCCCGCCCCGGTGGTCACCCCGGAAGTGCACGCGCGGGTGATGCGCGAGGTCATCCAGCCCACGCTCGCCGGCATGGCCGCCGACGGCAGCCCCTACACCGGCTTCCTCTATGCCGGCCTGATGATCGACGAGGCCGGCAAGCCGCGCGTGGTCGAATTCAACTGCCGCATGGGCGACCCGGAAACCCAGCCCATCATGATGCGCCTGAAGACCGACCTGGCCGACCTGGTGGAAGCGGCGATCGCCGGCAAGCTCGACCAGATCGAGGCCGAATGGGACCGCCGCGTCGCGCTCGGCGTGGTGATGGCCGCCGAAGGCTATCCCGACAGCCCGCGCAAGGGCGATGCGATCACCCACCTGCCGGCCGACAGCGAAGACGTACACGTCTTTCACGCCGGCACCACCGAGCAGGACGGCCAGGTCGTCACCGCCGGCGGACGCGTGCTGTGCGTCACCGCGCTGGGCGACAACGTGCGCAGCGCGCAGAAGGCCGCCTACGAGGTCGCCGACCAGATCCAGTTCGCCGGCCGCCAGTACCGCCGCGACATCGGCCACCGCGCCGTGGCCCGCAAGGGCTGA
- the hemF gene encoding oxygen-dependent coproporphyrinogen oxidase, with the protein MTPDLAAIKHYFTGLQARIVERLEAFDGQAFRADAWERPAGGGGLTRVIEEGGFFERGGVNFSHVMGEAMPASATAHRPELAGRRFEAMGVSLVLHPRNPYCPTVHMNVRCFVALAEGKDPVWWFGGGMDLTPYYGNDEDVRHFHASCKAAVLPFGGEAEYRRLKDWCDRYFFLKHRNEPRGVGGLFFDDLGADGQTSFDTAFGLTRSVGDAFLDAYLPIVERRRDTPYGERERDFQAYRRGRYVEFNLVFDRGTLFGLQSGGRTESILMSLPPIVKWRYDWHPEAGSAEAALYERYLKPQDWV; encoded by the coding sequence ATGACCCCCGACCTCGCCGCCATCAAGCACTATTTCACCGGCCTGCAGGCACGCATCGTCGAGCGCCTGGAGGCCTTCGACGGTCAGGCCTTCCGTGCCGACGCCTGGGAGCGCCCCGCGGGCGGCGGCGGCCTGACCCGTGTCATCGAGGAGGGCGGCTTCTTCGAGCGCGGCGGAGTCAATTTCTCGCACGTCATGGGCGAGGCCATGCCGGCCTCGGCCACCGCGCACCGCCCGGAACTGGCCGGGCGACGCTTCGAGGCCATGGGCGTGTCGCTGGTACTGCACCCGCGCAACCCCTACTGCCCGACGGTGCACATGAACGTGCGCTGCTTCGTCGCACTGGCCGAGGGCAAGGACCCGGTGTGGTGGTTCGGCGGCGGCATGGACCTCACGCCCTATTACGGCAATGACGAGGACGTGCGCCACTTCCACGCCAGCTGCAAGGCAGCGGTACTGCCCTTCGGCGGCGAGGCGGAGTACCGCCGGCTCAAGGACTGGTGCGACCGCTACTTCTTCCTCAAGCACCGCAACGAGCCGCGCGGCGTCGGCGGGCTGTTCTTCGACGACCTCGGCGCCGACGGCCAGACCTCCTTCGACACCGCGTTCGGCCTCACCCGCTCGGTCGGAGACGCCTTCCTCGACGCCTATCTGCCCATCGTCGAGCGCCGCCGCGACACGCCCTATGGCGAGCGCGAGCGCGACTTCCAGGCCTACCGCCGCGGACGCTACGTGGAGTTCAACCTGGTGTTCGACCGCGGTACGCTGTTCGGCCTGCAGTCGGGCGGACGCACCGAATCCATCCTGATGTCGCTGCCGCCCATCGTCAAATGGCGCTACGACTGGCATCCGGAAGCCGGCAGCGCCGAAGCGGCGCTCTACGAGCGTTATCTGAAACCGCAGGACTGGGTGTAG
- a CDS encoding FAD-dependent monooxygenase yields MTTHDLLVVGAGPVGMALALALKDSGLDVVLADARPAEATAADPRVLALSHGTRLTLERLGVWQALPATPIDTIHVSQQGGFGRTLIHATDYGVPALGHVAPAGALAAALRRALDRAGISVLDETEVRSLNPDADGVAIELAGRHAGSCRARLAVCAEGSINADPTETMTRDYGQHALIAMVQATGAARGTAFERFTPAGPVALLPCGEAYALVHVASPQQADELLALDDAAYLARLQAHLGTRLTLTAVSERLRYPLGLRVRRSPVGPRTVWLGNAAQTLHPVAGQGFNLALRDVWALADTLLRHPGDPGAPATLAAYARRRSADRFGTVRFTDTLVRLFSNDLPPLRHLRGAGLFALDMLPPLRHFVAKRMMFGARAWP; encoded by the coding sequence CTGGACGTGGTGCTGGCCGACGCCCGCCCGGCCGAAGCCACCGCGGCCGACCCGCGCGTGCTCGCGCTCTCCCACGGCACCCGCCTCACCCTGGAGCGCCTGGGCGTATGGCAGGCCCTGCCCGCCACACCGATCGACACCATCCACGTCTCCCAGCAGGGCGGCTTCGGCCGCACGCTGATCCACGCCACCGACTACGGCGTGCCGGCCCTCGGCCACGTCGCCCCCGCCGGCGCGCTGGCCGCCGCGCTGCGCCGGGCGCTCGACCGCGCCGGCATCAGCGTGCTGGACGAAACCGAGGTGCGCAGCCTCAACCCGGACGCGGACGGCGTCGCCATCGAACTCGCCGGCCGCCACGCAGGCAGCTGCCGCGCCCGTCTTGCGGTGTGCGCCGAAGGCAGCATCAACGCCGACCCCACAGAGACGATGACCCGCGACTACGGCCAGCACGCGCTGATCGCCATGGTGCAGGCCACCGGCGCAGCGCGCGGCACCGCCTTCGAGCGCTTCACGCCGGCCGGCCCGGTGGCCCTGCTGCCCTGCGGCGAGGCCTACGCGCTGGTCCATGTTGCGTCGCCGCAACAGGCCGACGAACTCCTCGCCCTGGACGACGCCGCCTATCTGGCCCGCCTGCAGGCCCACCTCGGCACCCGCCTCACCCTCACTGCGGTCAGCGAACGCCTGCGCTACCCGCTCGGCCTGCGCGTGCGGCGCAGCCCGGTGGGGCCGCGCACCGTCTGGCTCGGCAATGCCGCCCAGACCCTGCACCCGGTGGCCGGCCAGGGTTTCAACCTCGCGCTGCGCGACGTATGGGCGCTGGCCGACACCCTGCTGCGCCACCCCGGCGACCCCGGCGCACCCGCCACCCTGGCCGCCTACGCCCGCCGCCGCAGCGCGGACCGTTTCGGCACGGTGCGCTTCACCGACACCCTGGTGCGCCTGTTCAGCAACGACCTGCCGCCGCTGCGTCATCTGCGCGGCGCCGGCCTGTTCGCGCTGGACATGCTGCCGCCGCTGCGCCACTTCGTCGCCAAGCGCATGATGTTCGGCGCCCGCGCCTGGCCGTGA
- a CDS encoding uroporphyrinogen-III C-methyltransferase, which produces MKEEIPALTLPPASEDAGGKTADPAPASAAASETGGETPNRSAPPVRSGSAGIALLLAAIAAAGAAVVGWQAWQTRGQVADLRDELARRLSGADAVATEARALTRQQQEAIATLQGKLGALESKVAATEGQASALEALYQEFSRSREDRVMAEVEQAVTIAGQQLMLAGNVEAALIALQGAESRLAAQDRGQLAPLRRAIVRDIEQLRTMPQVDVQGIALRLEVMLEGVDALPLAYAGELETPAQAEEAPAEPASQGSAALDFAAGLARDVWNELKTLVRVERLDQAEPVLLAPAQSTFLRENVKIRLLTARLALLARDGRNFEADLSQARGWVERFFDARDERVQTMLAELKKLEATPVVVDHGVTLDSVAALRLLQARPGNAAVDGTPAGDKQAGAGADGAAPGER; this is translated from the coding sequence ATGAAAGAAGAAATCCCTGCGCTCACGCTCCCCCCTGCATCCGAGGATGCGGGTGGCAAGACCGCCGATCCGGCTCCCGCGTCCGCCGCTGCGTCCGAAACGGGTGGCGAGACCCCCAATCGTTCGGCGCCGCCGGTACGTAGCGGCTCTGCCGGAATTGCCCTGTTGCTCGCGGCGATCGCCGCGGCCGGCGCGGCCGTGGTCGGCTGGCAGGCCTGGCAGACCCGCGGACAGGTAGCCGACTTGCGCGACGAGCTGGCCCGCAGGCTCTCGGGCGCGGATGCGGTGGCGACCGAGGCGCGGGCCTTGACCCGCCAGCAGCAGGAAGCCATCGCCACGCTGCAGGGCAAGCTTGGCGCGCTGGAATCCAAGGTCGCGGCCACCGAGGGGCAGGCCTCGGCGCTCGAGGCGCTGTACCAGGAGTTTTCCCGGTCCCGCGAGGACCGTGTGATGGCCGAGGTCGAGCAAGCCGTCACCATTGCCGGGCAGCAACTGATGCTCGCAGGCAATGTCGAGGCTGCGCTGATCGCCCTGCAGGGTGCGGAGAGCCGCCTCGCGGCGCAGGATCGCGGGCAACTGGCACCGCTGCGTCGTGCGATCGTGCGTGACATCGAGCAATTGCGCACTATGCCGCAGGTCGATGTGCAGGGCATCGCGCTGCGTCTCGAGGTGATGCTCGAAGGTGTCGATGCCTTGCCCCTGGCCTATGCCGGCGAGCTTGAGACGCCGGCGCAGGCCGAGGAGGCACCGGCCGAGCCCGCGTCGCAGGGCTCGGCGGCGCTCGATTTTGCCGCGGGCCTGGCGCGCGATGTGTGGAACGAGCTCAAGACCCTGGTGCGGGTCGAGCGTCTGGACCAGGCCGAACCGGTGCTGCTGGCCCCTGCCCAGAGCACCTTCCTGCGTGAAAACGTCAAGATCCGCCTGCTCACCGCGCGGCTTGCGCTGCTGGCGCGCGACGGCCGCAACTTCGAAGCCGATCTCTCCCAGGCGCGTGGCTGGGTCGAGCGCTTCTTCGATGCGCGCGACGAGCGCGTGCAGACGATGCTGGCCGAACTGAAGAAGCTGGAAGCGACGCCGGTCGTGGTCGATCACGGGGTGACGCTGGACAGCGTCGCCGCATTGCGTCTCCTGCAGGCGAGACCCGGAAACGCTGCCGTCGACGGCACGCCTGCTGGCGACAAGCAAGCCGGGGCCGGCGCCGATGGCGCCGCTCCGGGCGAGCGCTGA
- a CDS encoding heme biosynthesis HemY N-terminal domain-containing protein has translation MRALIWLIGIFALAAALATAASINTGYVLLVAPPYRVQLSLNLVIIGLLAAFFLAYLLVRVVRRTLALPGAVGAFRERRRREKAGRALRDALRTLFEGRYAQAVKFADKAYSNGESPAMAALVAARAAHAMRDETRYKTWLGRVAEHGDEARAARLMSEAELAVEDRNFELAAERLETLRLLGNRQIAALRLSLRVASALRRWDEVLKLARQLYKHKALSDEQVAPVIRRAHVERMRELVGDGKALADYWKAIPSTEMKDRRMVERAVPLLVAGGQGALARRKVEQLLDAEWDTELARLYALCGQDDAVACLAKAEGWLKQHPKDAGLLHALGRLCLQAQLWGKAQSYLEVSLGLDPAVETHLALAGLLEQLGRGEEAQDHYRAAAKVSAEPAAAQGGLPVAV, from the coding sequence ATGCGTGCCCTGATCTGGCTCATCGGCATCTTCGCCCTTGCCGCGGCGCTGGCGACCGCAGCGAGCATCAATACCGGTTACGTGCTGCTCGTGGCGCCGCCCTATCGTGTGCAGCTGTCGCTCAACCTGGTGATCATCGGCCTGCTGGCGGCCTTCTTCCTCGCCTACCTGCTGGTCAGGGTGGTGCGGCGCACCCTCGCGCTGCCCGGTGCGGTCGGAGCCTTCCGCGAACGCCGGCGGCGCGAGAAGGCCGGGCGTGCGCTGCGCGACGCGCTGCGCACCCTGTTCGAGGGGCGTTACGCACAGGCGGTCAAGTTTGCCGACAAGGCCTACAGCAATGGCGAGAGCCCCGCCATGGCCGCGCTGGTGGCGGCCCGTGCGGCGCACGCCATGCGCGACGAGACCCGCTACAAGACCTGGCTGGGCCGGGTGGCCGAGCACGGTGACGAGGCCCGCGCCGCGCGCCTTATGAGCGAAGCCGAGCTGGCGGTCGAGGACCGCAACTTCGAACTCGCCGCCGAGCGCCTGGAAACCCTGCGTCTGCTCGGCAACCGGCAGATCGCCGCGCTGCGCCTGTCCCTGCGGGTGGCCTCGGCGCTGCGCCGCTGGGACGAGGTGCTCAAGCTTGCGCGTCAGCTCTACAAGCACAAGGCCTTGTCGGACGAGCAGGTGGCGCCGGTGATCCGCCGGGCGCATGTCGAGCGGATGCGGGAGCTGGTCGGCGACGGCAAGGCCCTGGCCGACTACTGGAAGGCGATTCCGTCGACTGAGATGAAGGATCGCCGGATGGTCGAGCGCGCCGTGCCGCTGCTGGTCGCCGGCGGGCAGGGGGCGCTGGCGCGCCGCAAGGTGGAGCAGTTGCTCGACGCCGAATGGGATACCGAACTGGCCCGGCTGTATGCCCTGTGCGGCCAGGACGATGCGGTGGCCTGCCTGGCCAAGGCCGAGGGCTGGCTCAAGCAGCACCCCAAGGATGCCGGCCTGCTGCACGCGCTGGGTCGCCTGTGCCTGCAGGCGCAATTGTGGGGCAAGGCGCAGAGCTACCTGGAAGTGTCCCTGGGCCTCGATCCGGCGGTGGAGACGCATCTTGCGCTGGCCGGCCTGCTCGAGCAGCTCGGACGTGGCGAAGAAGCGCAGGACCACTACCGCGCGGCCGCCAAGGTGTCGGCGGAGCCGGCGGCGGCGCAGGGCGGTCTTCCGGTCGCCGTTTGA